The Lepisosteus oculatus isolate fLepOcu1 chromosome 4, fLepOcu1.hap2, whole genome shotgun sequence genome window below encodes:
- the LOC102688365 gene encoding G protein-regulated inducer of neurite outgrowth 2 — protein sequence MDSSKRRLSDHCPSDCLSGSGCTWDALGPPFYPLSKSSSEVAQTPLCQEELARNKLDLRKSLSTAVCHLQMPEANYHGTSRGNWERGTQTAGERAPGNVFAAAHPQSVMETHNSQSTPREAETIGVTVNYHHCLDKEPYRAPTVTVQENHTTAPHRDLCTERLGVIKQAVQRSHSDSLHVLKESHCPGQLMACSETSFAFAGLGLCSTESPGCPSLVCKQAMQLRQNNTLTTCHTSSSNSSAQQSVRICVPSPSHTSRDSKSRHAACGDVCFGHSVTPGGSEDTFAAFCHSLPIPTPAQLLPRLVSSVSECSRQRHPAHPANLSFPRLVSSVSETGLDAKRMVHCCSLDGRDQEIAFTSGGQVQQEACRKTREMGTMTLPSELRDVGVQTGPPESPPPHVFPEVSLQEEKAAASGQKSPVKEVVWDAEGMTWDVYGASVDPEVLGLAIQKHLELQIKETASRASRLSRTDTNSTQKSSQRRKRGSVMGSLKSPACCARSTSSVD from the coding sequence ATGGATTCAAGCAAGCGACGCTTATCGGACCACTGTCCCTCTGACTGCCTGTCAGGTTCAGGATGCACATGGGATGCCCTGGGACCCCCCTTCTACCCACTCTCCAAGAGCTCTTCGGAAGTTGCTCAGACTCCACTGTGCCAGGAGGAGTTGGCTAGGAACAAGCTGGACCTCCGGAAGAGCCTGAGTACTGCTGTGTGCCACCTGCAAATGCCCGAAGCCAACTACCACGGGACATCTCGGGGCAACTGGGAAagaggcacacagacagcaggagagAGGGCGCCAGGAAATGTTTTTGCTGCAGCCCATCCACAAAGTGTCATGGAAACACACAACTCCCAGTCAACTCCAAGAGAAGCAGAGACCATTGGAGTAACTGTGAACTATCACCACTGTTTGGACAAAGAGCCATACAGAGCTCCTACAGTGACAGTACAGGAGAACCACACTACCGCCCCTCACAGGGACCTCTGCACAGAAAGGCTGGGGGTGATCAAACAAGCAGTCCAGAGGAGCCATTCAGACAGCCTGCATGTGCTCAAGGAGAGCCACTGTCCCGGGCAGCTGATGGCTTGCAGTGAGACCAGCTTTGCATTTGCCGGGCTGGGCTTGTGCAGCACAGAAAGCCCAGGCTGCCCATCGCTCGTGTGCAAACAAGCCATGCAGCTGCGACAGAACAACACACTGACTACCTGCCACacgagcagcagcaacagctctGCTCAGCAGAGCGTGAGGATATGTGTGCCCAGCCCCTCACACACCAGCAGGGACAGCAAATCAAGACATGCAGCTTGTGGGGATGTTTGTTTTGGCCACTCAGTAACTCCTGGGGGATCGGAGGACACCTTTGCTGCCTTCTGCCACTCTCTCCCTATCCCCACCCCAGCCCAGCTGCTCCCGCGGCTGGTGAGCTCAGTTAGCGAGTGCAGCAGACAGCGGCACCCTGCCCATCCCGCCAACCTCAGCTTCCCCAGGCTGGTctcctctgtcagtgagacaggGCTGGATGCCAAACGCATGGTACACTGCTGTAGTCTTGACGGTCGGGACCAGGAGATAGCCTTCACTAGCGGCGGACAAGTACAGCAAGAAGCATGCAGGAAGACCAGAGAGATGGGAACAATGACCTTACCCAGTGAGCTGAGAGACGTAGGGGTGCAGACGGGCCCTCCAGAGTCGCCTCCCCCACATGTGTTCCCCGAGGTTAGCCTACAGGAGGAGAAGGCTGCAGCTTCTGGGCAGAAGTCCCCAGTGAAGGAAGTGGTGTGGGATGCAGAAGGGATGACATGGGATGTGTATGGGGCTTCAGTGGACCCGGAAGTGCTGGGATTGGCTATCCAGAAACATCTAGAGCTGCAGATCAAGGAAACGGCTAGCCGTGCTTCAAGACTTTCCCGCACAGACACCAACAGCACCCAGAAAAGTAgccagaggaggaagaggggaaGTGTAATGGGCTCTCTAAAAAGCCCAGCCTGCTGTGCCCGCTCCACGAGTTCTGTGGACTGA